From Oscillospiraceae bacterium CM, a single genomic window includes:
- a CDS encoding spore photoproduct lyase, translating to MHPEAVYYEPDALHYPLGKMLRQKYDVADWIPIKSHNSIPQMQQMENREFARMKRSLVVGVRKTHKYVENHKVSDYLVPYTSSGCSAMCLYCYLVCTYNKCAYLRVFVNREDMMDRIIKKSRAAEKPLTFEIGSNSDLVLENTVTENLPWTIEQFGAHGTGHITFPTKFDMVEPLLSLDHRGKTVFRMSVNPEEIIRRIELGTSPLAMRIEALNKMCQAGYRTGILIAPVILLEDWEAQYGALIETLQEKLSARVKQSSFIEIIFMTYSYVQNAINTEAFPNAPVLFDKEYQTGRGRGKYCYRQPLRTVAEAFFRERLLKALPEMKILYIV from the coding sequence ATGCACCCCGAAGCTGTGTATTATGAGCCGGACGCGCTCCATTATCCGCTGGGGAAAATGCTCCGGCAAAAATACGATGTGGCCGACTGGATTCCAATCAAAAGCCATAACAGTATTCCGCAAATGCAGCAGATGGAAAACCGGGAATTTGCGCGGATGAAAAGAAGCCTCGTCGTCGGCGTGCGGAAAACACACAAATACGTTGAAAATCACAAGGTTTCAGACTATCTTGTGCCATATACCTCTTCCGGCTGCAGCGCCATGTGCCTATACTGTTACCTTGTCTGCACATACAATAAATGCGCATATCTGCGGGTATTTGTTAATCGGGAAGACATGATGGACAGGATCATTAAAAAAAGCAGAGCGGCAGAAAAGCCGCTGACGTTTGAAATCGGCAGCAACAGCGATCTTGTATTGGAGAACACCGTAACGGAAAATTTGCCATGGACGATCGAGCAGTTTGGCGCACACGGGACGGGCCACATCACATTCCCGACGAAGTTTGATATGGTGGAGCCTCTTTTAAGCCTTGACCATCGGGGGAAGACCGTTTTCCGTATGAGCGTCAACCCGGAGGAAATCATTCGGCGTATTGAGCTTGGCACATCACCGCTTGCTATGCGTATCGAAGCCCTCAATAAAATGTGTCAGGCCGGTTATCGGACGGGGATTCTCATCGCGCCGGTCATTCTTTTGGAGGACTGGGAAGCACAGTATGGCGCGCTTATAGAAACGCTTCAAGAAAAGCTGAGTGCCCGCGTTAAACAATCGTCCTTCATCGAAATTATTTTTATGACGTACAGCTATGTCCAAAATGCGATTAATACAGAAGCGTTTCCGAACGCGCCGGTCTTGTTTGATAAAGAATATCAGACGGGCAGAGGGCGCGGCAAATACTGCTACCGGCAGCCGCTGCGCACAGTCGCTGAAGCCTTTTTCAGAGAGCGGCTTTTGAAAGCGTTGCCGGAGATGAAGATATTATATATCGTCTGA
- a CDS encoding metallophosphoesterase family protein, with amino-acid sequence MSTYTRLNEVFHASPVIPYNEDSKIVLIGDCHRGDGSWIDNFLHNRPLYYAALRHYYDGGFTYIDLGDSEELWKFKSLRDISSIYIDIYRLLHHFYAENRLFMIYGNHDMAKKDPQYVHENMARYYDNHTNQYEPLFENITVHEGLILRHAVTEKELFLVHGHQGDLRDDQFWRSGRFFVRHFWRRMELLGFKDITSAAKNNVKKKRVERSLTQWAIQNNTYIVAGHTHRPVCPLDPKIPYFNVGSAVHPSCITCLELVGNALTLVKWSVRPTENLLLSVARQEIAVPRNLSVYTDE; translated from the coding sequence ATGTCCACCTATACCCGACTGAACGAAGTTTTTCACGCATCACCTGTGATCCCCTATAACGAAGATTCAAAAATCGTTTTAATTGGGGACTGCCATCGCGGTGACGGCAGCTGGATCGACAATTTTCTGCACAACAGGCCCCTTTACTATGCGGCGCTGCGCCATTACTATGATGGCGGCTTTACGTATATAGATCTCGGCGACAGTGAAGAGCTGTGGAAATTTAAAAGTCTGCGCGATATCAGCAGTATTTACATTGATATCTACCGCCTCCTGCACCACTTTTACGCCGAAAACCGCCTTTTCATGATTTATGGCAACCACGACATGGCTAAAAAGGATCCGCAATACGTCCATGAAAATATGGCGCGCTATTACGATAATCATACGAACCAGTATGAGCCGCTTTTTGAAAATATCACCGTTCACGAAGGTCTTATTCTTCGTCACGCGGTGACTGAAAAAGAGCTTTTCCTCGTGCATGGGCATCAGGGCGACCTGCGGGACGATCAGTTCTGGCGCAGCGGGCGTTTTTTTGTCCGGCATTTCTGGCGCCGGATGGAGCTTTTAGGCTTTAAAGATATCACGAGCGCCGCCAAAAATAACGTCAAGAAAAAACGCGTTGAGCGCAGCCTGACACAATGGGCCATCCAAAACAACACATATATCGTTGCCGGTCACACACATCGCCCTGTCTGCCCGCTTGACCCAAAAATCCCGTATTTCAATGTCGGCAGCGCCGTCCATCCAAGCTGCATCACGTGTCTTGAGCTTGTCGGCAATGCTCTAACGCTTGTCAAATGGAGCGTCCGGCCAACGGAGAACTTGTTGCTGTCAGTTGCGCGTCAGGAGATCGCCGTTCCGAGAAACCTCTCTGTCTATACTGACGAATGA
- a CDS encoding NCS2 family permease, translating to MEKLFKLKTYGTNVRTEIIAGITTFVTMAYIIFVNPNILTLAGTPDNPFSPQGIFVATIIASVVGTLVMAFFANVPFALAPGMGMNAFFTFTICQIMGFTWEQALAMVLICGVINIIITTTGLRKAIIRSLPKTLQGAIGGGIGLFISYIGIKDAGLLKFTSDPGTFLFLGKTPADATVIANSSAVPSLVNFSNPAVLLAIIGVLLIIVLMAKKVKGAILIGIITTTAITLICIACGIKPSVFFPSIPADTTASAFFSSISISPSAIGSSIAAIKDTAFKMDFTGLFADPSRLVLAFTAIIAFVLTDIFDALGCFVGIGRRTGIFDQKDEELLYSASGLHSRMDKALFADLCATITGAFVGTSNTTAYAESAVGIAEGGRTGLTSVVTAILFALSLVLAPVIGIVPACATAPALIVVGILMMGSVLDIDWHNFEEAAVAFVTVAMMPFTYSITTGIAFGFILFVTLRLLKGKFKEVHPIMYGATILFIVNFVLLAVNKI from the coding sequence ATGGAGAAATTATTTAAGCTTAAGACATATGGCACCAATGTCAGAACTGAAATCATCGCAGGCATTACCACGTTTGTCACCATGGCGTACATTATCTTTGTCAACCCGAACATCCTGACACTCGCCGGAACGCCGGACAACCCGTTTTCGCCTCAGGGTATATTTGTCGCCACCATCATCGCGTCTGTCGTCGGAACGCTTGTGATGGCTTTTTTTGCAAATGTCCCATTTGCGCTTGCTCCGGGTATGGGGATGAATGCGTTTTTCACCTTCACCATCTGCCAGATCATGGGCTTTACATGGGAACAAGCGCTGGCGATGGTACTTATTTGTGGTGTTATCAACATCATCATTACAACGACTGGCCTTCGCAAGGCGATCATCCGCTCTCTTCCTAAGACGCTTCAGGGGGCAATCGGCGGCGGTATCGGCTTGTTTATCTCCTATATCGGCATTAAAGACGCAGGATTGCTAAAATTCACGTCAGACCCTGGCACATTTCTTTTCCTTGGTAAGACCCCGGCAGACGCAACTGTCATCGCTAATTCCTCGGCGGTGCCCTCGCTTGTCAATTTCTCAAATCCTGCCGTTCTGCTCGCTATCATCGGCGTTTTGCTGATAATTGTTCTGATGGCTAAAAAGGTCAAAGGGGCTATCTTAATCGGTATTATAACGACAACGGCAATTACGCTGATCTGTATAGCTTGCGGAATCAAACCCAGTGTTTTCTTCCCGTCAATTCCGGCAGATACAACGGCGAGTGCGTTTTTTAGCTCGATTTCCATATCTCCTTCTGCAATCGGGTCGTCTATCGCGGCGATTAAAGACACCGCTTTCAAAATGGATTTTACGGGTTTGTTTGCTGACCCAAGCAGACTCGTTCTCGCTTTTACCGCCATCATCGCCTTTGTCCTTACCGATATTTTTGACGCGCTGGGGTGCTTTGTCGGTATTGGTCGGCGTACGGGAATCTTCGACCAGAAAGACGAGGAACTCTTATATTCGGCCAGCGGACTTCACTCGCGGATGGACAAAGCACTGTTTGCCGACCTGTGTGCGACTATTACAGGCGCTTTTGTCGGAACATCTAATACAACGGCCTATGCCGAGAGTGCCGTCGGTATTGCCGAGGGTGGTCGGACAGGGCTTACCTCCGTGGTGACGGCGATCCTTTTCGCACTGAGCCTCGTTCTCGCGCCGGTTATCGGCATTGTTCCGGCCTGCGCTACGGCTCCCGCGCTGATCGTTGTCGGTATTCTTATGATGGGATCTGTTCTGGATATTGACTGGCACAATTTCGAAGAAGCGGCTGTGGCTTTTGTCACAGTGGCAATGATGCCATTTACCTACAGCATTACAACAGGTATTGCCTTTGGGTTTATACTTTTTGTGACGCTTCGTCTTCTCAAGGGAAAATTTAAGGAAGTGCACCCGATCATGTACGGCGCAACGATTCTGTTTATTGTGAATTTTGTTCTTCTCGCGGTTAATAAAATTTGA
- a CDS encoding NAD(P)H-dependent oxidoreductase: MKIGIIVYSKTGKTLSVAKKLKEALLSSGNYVLLEQVTTAGDDLSKVAAAPGTEGYDAVILASPVWGLSLASVMKLYLDKIPSLKGQKVGLFVTRSFWGGKGAIKQMAKVCQAKGGTVSKTGMVSASGDNVKKLIEDFKSL, encoded by the coding sequence ATGAAAATTGGCATCATTGTTTATTCGAAAACTGGCAAGACACTCTCCGTGGCGAAAAAACTCAAAGAGGCACTTCTTTCTTCTGGCAATTACGTCCTTTTGGAACAGGTCACGACGGCCGGTGACGACTTGTCAAAAGTCGCTGCGGCGCCGGGTACGGAAGGATACGACGCGGTCATTCTCGCTTCGCCCGTTTGGGGGCTATCGCTCGCTTCCGTCATGAAGCTCTACTTAGATAAAATCCCGTCCCTCAAAGGGCAGAAGGTCGGCTTGTTTGTCACGCGGTCCTTCTGGGGTGGCAAAGGCGCTATCAAACAGATGGCGAAAGTTTGTCAGGCAAAAGGCGGTACGGTTTCCAAAACCGGTATGGTCAGCGCCAGCGGCGACAATGTTAAAAAGCTCATCGAGGACTTTAAAAGCCTCTGA
- a CDS encoding DUF4340 domain-containing protein: MKKSVKQLLILSAALVICVGAYIGVSVYNANTAKKQAEAESKTALYSAVMGSPIQISCQSAGQTRSYSFENGIWYDNGNRSVSVDQTALDAIASALDSLKAVDTLSAPLSLEVYGLEQPLYTVQAADKDNKEFSLRIGTQTGENYYVQVAGANAVYTIPSALANALAAVMTAS, from the coding sequence ATGAAAAAAAGCGTCAAACAGCTTTTAATCCTGTCTGCCGCTCTTGTTATTTGCGTCGGCGCTTACATCGGCGTGTCCGTCTATAATGCAAACACGGCAAAAAAGCAGGCCGAAGCTGAAAGTAAAACGGCGCTGTACAGCGCCGTCATGGGATCGCCTATTCAAATTTCCTGTCAAAGTGCGGGACAAACGCGTTCCTACTCTTTTGAGAACGGGATCTGGTATGACAATGGCAACAGGTCCGTGTCTGTTGACCAGACGGCTCTTGATGCGATTGCGTCCGCGCTCGATAGCCTCAAGGCTGTTGATACGCTCAGCGCGCCGTTATCACTTGAAGTCTACGGCCTCGAGCAACCGCTTTACACGGTTCAGGCAGCCGATAAAGACAATAAAGAATTCAGCCTGCGTATTGGGACGCAGACCGGTGAAAACTATTACGTGCAGGTAGCTGGTGCCAATGCGGTTTATACCATACCATCAGCGCTTGCCAATGCCTTGGCGGCAGTGATGACGGCGTCGTGA
- a CDS encoding Gldg family protein: MSNELMKKVKNLVKKLNGEKTAGTKRGMMTAAVSAVAVAVAVIFNLVLGSLPARTLQYDISGKDLYTVSGDTVSYLKGLDKDISIVVLAKESQLDEHLTKFLKNYAAQSQHLSLKIIDPVLDPTALKTYGAEQNTVVVTCSDTGRSKMLYINGVDGIQDGLIINDFNTYYSTQTLKPIAIDAEGQLTGAVTYVTSTTSSNIYTLTGHDEAGLGANAQDTLEKANITVSSLNLLTAPSIPTDCELVVCVSPEKDLADVELSTLQAYLQNGGHLMLFVKDASLKNFNTLLKAYGLEPLQGTVGDTERYNQQYASYYGQYLFYPVLSTDSDITSSITSDAIVLNPSALTLVTPAQANIAVAPLLTTSESGVLASGSASTKGTYIVAATAVVSPSDEASASTRLTVFGGASLIDNDLTSSFTNLSNLDIFLNAVSANLKNPLNTVNIPAKSLQVQPVEITHPALWSVLFLAVIPVGVLVTGLVVWTKRRQR, translated from the coding sequence TTGAGTAACGAACTGATGAAAAAAGTTAAAAACCTTGTTAAAAAGCTTAATGGCGAAAAAACGGCCGGTACAAAACGCGGCATGATGACAGCTGCTGTTTCCGCTGTCGCCGTGGCCGTCGCGGTCATTTTTAATCTCGTGCTTGGCAGTCTGCCGGCGCGGACGCTGCAGTACGACATCTCTGGAAAGGACCTATACACGGTATCGGGCGATACGGTCTCCTATCTCAAAGGGCTTGATAAAGATATTTCTATCGTCGTTCTCGCCAAAGAATCCCAGCTTGACGAGCATCTGACGAAATTTTTAAAAAACTATGCCGCGCAGTCTCAGCACCTTTCTCTTAAAATAATCGACCCAGTTTTAGACCCCACGGCGCTGAAAACGTATGGCGCAGAGCAAAACACCGTCGTCGTCACCTGTTCTGACACCGGCCGTTCAAAAATGCTCTATATTAATGGGGTCGACGGCATTCAGGACGGCCTCATTATTAACGACTTTAACACGTACTATTCCACCCAGACGCTCAAGCCGATTGCCATCGACGCCGAAGGCCAGCTGACAGGTGCCGTCACTTACGTAACGAGCACCACCTCCTCGAATATCTACACGCTGACCGGTCATGACGAAGCCGGCCTCGGCGCAAACGCGCAGGACACCCTAGAGAAGGCGAACATCACCGTCTCCTCCCTCAATCTGCTCACGGCACCTTCGATCCCGACCGATTGTGAGCTTGTTGTCTGCGTGAGCCCGGAAAAGGACCTGGCCGACGTTGAGCTCTCAACCCTGCAGGCTTATCTCCAAAACGGCGGGCATCTTATGCTGTTTGTTAAGGACGCCTCCCTTAAAAACTTTAACACCCTGCTCAAGGCCTACGGGCTTGAGCCGCTTCAAGGAACCGTTGGGGACACCGAGCGGTATAACCAGCAGTACGCCAGTTATTACGGGCAATATTTATTTTACCCCGTTTTGTCGACCGACAGCGACATCACGTCGTCCATCACTTCAGACGCCATTGTACTCAATCCCAGCGCTTTAACGCTCGTCACGCCCGCGCAGGCAAACATCGCCGTTGCACCGCTGCTCACGACCTCGGAAAGCGGCGTTCTTGCTTCCGGCAGCGCCTCAACAAAAGGTACGTATATTGTCGCCGCGACGGCTGTCGTATCGCCCTCGGATGAAGCATCTGCCAGCACGCGGCTGACAGTATTTGGCGGTGCCTCGCTGATCGACAACGACCTGACGTCCTCCTTTACAAACCTCTCAAACCTGGACATCTTTTTAAACGCTGTTTCGGCAAATTTGAAAAACCCATTAAACACTGTCAATATTCCAGCCAAAAGTCTGCAGGTTCAGCCGGTTGAAATCACACATCCCGCACTCTGGAGCGTGTTATTCCTCGCTGTTATCCCCGTTGGCGTTTTGGTGACAGGGCTCGTCGTCTGGACAAAACGGAGACAGCGCTGA
- a CDS encoding ABC transporter permease, which translates to MTAIYKREVRSYFFSMIGCIYAFVVLLVIGLMFLFTNLLGGYPYFAITIANWLFLLVMVFAVPFLTMRSLAEERRAKTDQMLLTYPVSVSQVILGKFFAMVTVYAVPLIISCLIPLIISWDSAGAGSLMIDFSAILALICLGFLFVSVGMFISSLTESQVIAAVLSMGVLLLLFLWSDLVSLLPQTVAASLIGFFIILLILLFILYHLSHNATATAFVGLGGALTLFGLLLFGRGLLPGLLNKILGIFSVTETINNFSSYNVFDLKGLLFFLSFAALFVFLTIQSVSKRRWS; encoded by the coding sequence ATGACGGCCATTTATAAACGCGAGGTTCGCTCCTACTTTTTTTCGATGATCGGCTGTATATACGCTTTTGTCGTCCTGCTTGTGATTGGACTGATGTTTCTCTTTACAAATCTGCTCGGCGGATACCCTTATTTCGCCATTACAATTGCCAACTGGCTTTTCCTGCTCGTTATGGTTTTCGCCGTTCCTTTTCTGACAATGCGCTCTTTGGCGGAAGAGCGCCGCGCTAAAACCGATCAGATGCTTTTGACATATCCCGTATCCGTTTCCCAGGTTATTCTCGGCAAGTTTTTCGCCATGGTAACGGTTTATGCTGTCCCGCTCATCATCTCCTGTCTGATCCCCCTGATCATTTCGTGGGACAGCGCCGGCGCAGGCTCCTTGATGATTGACTTTTCCGCCATTTTGGCGCTCATCTGCCTCGGGTTTCTGTTCGTCTCCGTCGGTATGTTCATTTCTTCCCTCACGGAGAGCCAGGTCATCGCGGCCGTTTTGTCAATGGGTGTTTTGCTATTGCTCTTCCTTTGGTCGGATCTGGTCTCTTTGCTGCCGCAGACAGTGGCGGCTTCGTTGATCGGCTTTTTTATCATCCTGCTTATTCTTCTCTTTATTTTGTATCATTTGTCTCACAACGCGACGGCAACGGCTTTTGTCGGCCTCGGCGGCGCGCTCACTCTATTCGGTCTGCTCCTTTTCGGCAGGGGCTTGCTGCCCGGTTTGCTGAACAAGATACTCGGAATTTTTTCGGTTACTGAAACCATTAACAATTTTTCCAGCTACAACGTTTTTGATTTGAAAGGGCTGTTATTTTTCCTCTCCTTTGCCGCCCTGTTTGTTTTTCTCACCATACAGTCCGTCTCAAAACGGCGCTGGAGCTGA
- a CDS encoding ABC transporter ATP-binding protein, translating to MIEVRDLVKRYGSHTAVDHLSFKVEKGQIYGFLGPNGAGKTTTMNIMTGYIGPTAGDVIINGHNILDEPEAVKRAIGYLPEQPPLYTDMTPLEYLDFAAELKGLDKESRQAAVDDVIGMTKIVAVKDRLIKNLSKGYKQRVGLAQAILGLPEIIILDEPTVGLDPKQILEIRELIRGLSKDHTILLSSHILSEVQEICDHVLIIHEGHLVASGTPAELEKQLTSHAVEMTVKGDDADSIRKLFSDIPDVVNVSCRLFAPGEVHVTVEAQGLADVRASLFYACAAADKPILMMRQSGVSLEDIFLKLTSEKPEAGDIHSSRKVGDAS from the coding sequence TTGATCGAAGTGCGTGACCTCGTTAAGCGGTACGGTAGCCACACCGCTGTGGATCATCTGAGCTTTAAGGTCGAAAAGGGGCAGATATACGGCTTTCTCGGCCCCAACGGCGCTGGTAAAACAACGACAATGAACATTATGACAGGCTACATCGGACCGACGGCCGGTGACGTTATTATTAACGGTCACAATATCCTTGATGAACCGGAAGCCGTCAAGCGCGCCATCGGGTATCTGCCGGAACAGCCGCCGCTGTACACCGACATGACGCCCCTCGAGTACCTCGACTTCGCGGCCGAGCTGAAAGGCCTTGACAAAGAGTCGCGCCAGGCCGCTGTTGACGACGTCATCGGGATGACAAAAATCGTCGCTGTCAAAGACCGCCTGATCAAGAACCTTTCCAAGGGGTACAAGCAGCGCGTCGGTCTGGCGCAGGCCATTCTCGGTCTGCCGGAGATTATCATTTTAGACGAGCCGACCGTCGGGCTCGACCCAAAACAAATATTAGAAATCCGCGAGCTAATACGCGGCCTCTCAAAAGATCATACGATTCTTCTCAGTTCCCATATCCTCTCGGAGGTCCAGGAAATCTGCGACCACGTCCTGATTATTCACGAAGGGCATCTTGTCGCCTCTGGTACGCCCGCCGAGCTTGAAAAACAGCTGACAAGTCACGCCGTCGAGATGACGGTTAAAGGTGACGACGCCGACAGTATTAGAAAGCTTTTTTCAGACATTCCGGATGTCGTCAATGTCAGCTGCCGCCTTTTTGCGCCGGGTGAAGTCCATGTCACCGTCGAGGCACAAGGGCTTGCTGATGTGCGTGCATCACTTTTCTATGCCTGCGCAGCCGCCGATAAGCCTATTCTGATGATGCGCCAGTCAGGCGTTTCCCTAGAGGATATCTTCTTAAAACTCACTTCAGAAAAGCCTGAAGCAGGCGATATACATTCGAGCCGGAAGGTTGGTGATGCGTCATGA